The DNA segment ACAGTGCGGCGGACGCAGTATTTACGTCAACGCCGACGGCGTTTACGCAGTCTTCAACCACGGTATCAAGCATACGGGCCAGTTGCGATTGGTTGACGTCGTGCTGATATTGACCGACGCCGATGGATTTGGGGTCGATTTTAACCAGTTCCGCCAACGGATCTTGTAACCGGCGCGCAATTGATACTGCGCCGCGTAGCGAGACGTCGAGGTCAGGAAACTCCTTGGCTGCCAGTTCCGATGCGGAATATACCGACGCGCCGGCTTCGGAGACGACAATTTTCTGGAAATGCAATTCCGGGTGGCGTTTCATTAAGTCGGCGACCAGTTGATCGGTTTCTCGCGAAGCGGTCCCGTTGCCGATGCTAACCAGTTGTACCTTATATTGCGTTATGTGCCTGGCTAGCGTTGCTATTGATTGATCCCACTGGTTTTTGGGTTGATGGGGGTAAACGGTGTCCGTGGTCAGCAATTTACCTGTCGGGTCGACGACGGCAACTTTTACTCCGGTGCGAATACCCGGGTCTAACCCCATGGTTGTTTTTGGGCCGGCCGGCGCCGCCAGCAACAAATCGCGTAGGTTGGCGGCAAAGACTTTTATGGCCTCAAACTCAGCCGCTTCCCGCAGGCGCATTTTCAAATCCATGTCGATGCGGGTAAATAGTTTGACTTTCCATGCGAAGCGGGCGGTTTCGGCCAGCCAGGCATCGGCAGGTTTTTGGGTGTCATTGACTTGTAGGTGGCGGCAAACGAACTGGGTGCAAAGCTGGTGCTCGTCTTGATCTTGTTCGGCTGGTTTCAGCGTCAGCGTCAATAGATCTTCGTTTCTGCCGCGGAACAAAGCCAAGGCTCTGTGGGATGGGATTTTGTTGATCGCTTCACTGTAGTCGAAATAATCTTTAAACTTGGCCGCCTCAGTTTCTTTTCCCGATACCACGCTTGCCTGCAAGATGCCTTTATTCCAGATGCGTTCGCGTAGTTCGGTTAGCAATTCCGCATCTTCGGAGATGCGTTCCATGATGATTTGCCGTGCACCCTCCAAGGCCGCTGAAACGTCCGCGACGCCTTTTTCCGGATCAAGGTAGGCGGCGGCGGCTTGCTCCGGAATCAAATCGCGGTTTTGCAGCAGGGCGTCAGCCAATGGTTCCAGGCCTGCCTCGCGGGCAATTTGTGCTTTAGTGCGGCGTTTGGGTTTGTAAGGCAGGTACAAGTCTTCCAGCAGCGTTTTGGTGTCGGCATCGCGGATCGACTGTTCCAGTTCCGGCGTCAGTTTGCCTTGGGATCGGATGCTGTCGAGAATCGACTCGCGGCGATCGTTGAGTTCACGCAGATATCCCAAGCGATCTTCCAAGTTCCGCAATTGAGTATCGTCCAAGCCGCCGGTCAATTCTTTACGGTAGCGGGCGATGAAGGGTACGGTGGCTCCCTCGTCCAATAAGGCAGCGGCGGCGGCAACTTGTTGGGGTCTTACGGAAAGTTCTGTCGCGATTTGTTGGATGACATCCATCAGTGTTTTGCTCGGAGTAAGTAAAACCGCCGATTTTATCGTACCGGTAGCGGATGAAAAAGCAGGGAAGGATGGAAAAACAGCAGGCACAAAAAAACGCCAGCTGCAGAGCAACTGGCGTTTTGAAGACTAAAGCAAACTAATTATTTTGCTTGGCTCAGGACGTCATTGTTGAAATCTTTGTGCTTAGACAGCACTTGAGCTTCGGCAGCAGAACTGGTGTCGCCGCTGTATTTCAAGTGTTTGGTTTCGTCTTGTTTCAACATAACGACGCCAGCAATAGCAATCGCAGTAACAACAGCAACTACGGTAAAGGTATTGTCTTTTTCTTGTTCAGCCATTTTCTAATCCTCATCTTGTTGTTGTAATAATTAGCCCTATACAGGGGCAACTCGAGTTGTATGTCGAATTTAGTATTATTGTTAGTCGACGGGGCATTTTTTACACTTAAATTTGTTTTGTGTCAAAACAATATTTTTTCGTTGCGAAATTTTGTGCTGTATCAGTGCTGTAGCGGACTGTCCCGACGGTTTTGATCGGGGGCGTTCACGTGACGCTGGCGGAGGCGCCGGCGATTGGTCGGTTCGAAGTTCGGACGTCGAACTGGCCGCAAAGCCGTCAACACGGTTGTTTCGGTATCTCTTAAACGGAAACGCGTGTTAGCATTCGTAAGATGAGACAGCGAAACCGCATCGGGCTTCGCCTTCACTTTTTATCATGAGGATACAACAATGGTTAAACACGTACATTTGCTGTTCGTAGTTCTGGTTGCGGTCAGCTTTGTCGCAAGGGTGCTGGCAGCGCAACTCAAGCCTGAGTTATTGCAGCGCCCGGTGTTGAAGATCGCGCCGCACGCATTAGCGAGCTTGTTGTTGCTTAGCGGTATTGTTTTGGTGTTTCAAGGTGGCTGGTTGCACGGCAATTTTGGTTGGATTGTGGCCAAGTTGTTGGCATTGCCGATTTTTATCGGCTTGGGCATGCTTGCGATTCGTCGGGAAGGTCAGCAGCGGTGGTTGGCGTTTTTCGGTGCAATTCTGGTGTTCTTGTACATTGGCGGGGTGGCGATCGGTAAAGATGCCGTTTTCATTTTATAAAGTTATTTGATATCAATGGCTTGATAGTCTTTATTTGATGGGGAAAATATGGCTTGACAAGCTAAAAATATTGTTAACTAACGAAAAAGGCTTGTCATGCTGGGGCTCTTGAGTTAGTCTCTGAACCTCCTGTCAATTCTTAACGAAAGGAGGGTAGGATGCGAAAAGCGAGATGGATAGCTTTTTTAACGCTATCAACTGGCCTGGCGTCTGTTAGCTCTGTTAGTTATGCGAAAACAGAGAAACACGGTTTGCTTTCCATTGAACAAAGTGGCATTGCGTCGTACTACAGCGACAAATTGCATGGTCAGCGGACAGCGAACGGTGAGGTTTACGATAAAAATGCAATGACTGCGGCTCATGCCTCCTTGCCTTTCGGCTCGGTGGTGCGAGTTGTAAACTTATCCAATAACCGTAGTGTTCAGCTACGTATCAACAGCCGCGCTAGTCGCAGTAACAAGCGATTGTTAGATGTATCTAAGCAAGCGGCAAGAGAGCTCGGTTTTGTAGAGGCCGGCTTGGCCAAAGTGAAACTTGAGGTGGTACGCTTCGGCGACGCCTAAGGCTTGAATCGCCGACTATCCGCCCTATGTTGTCGTCCCGGATAGTCGGTCGGTTTTTTGTTACCGATCAGGGATTTGAAGTTGGAATGGCTTTAAAGCCGATATCGTCCCGATAATATACGTTTTTCCAATCGATTTGGCGGGTCAAGATATAAGCTTTGCGTTGAGCCTCGGCA comes from the Methylomonas sp. EFPC3 genome and includes:
- a CDS encoding SirB2 family protein — encoded protein: MVKHVHLLFVVLVAVSFVARVLAAQLKPELLQRPVLKIAPHALASLLLLSGIVLVFQGGWLHGNFGWIVAKLLALPIFIGLGMLAIRREGQQRWLAFFGAILVFLYIGGVAIGKDAVFIL
- a CDS encoding Tex family protein translates to MDVIQQIATELSVRPQQVAAAAALLDEGATVPFIARYRKELTGGLDDTQLRNLEDRLGYLRELNDRRESILDSIRSQGKLTPELEQSIRDADTKTLLEDLYLPYKPKRRTKAQIAREAGLEPLADALLQNRDLIPEQAAAAYLDPEKGVADVSAALEGARQIIMERISEDAELLTELRERIWNKGILQASVVSGKETEAAKFKDYFDYSEAINKIPSHRALALFRGRNEDLLTLTLKPAEQDQDEHQLCTQFVCRHLQVNDTQKPADAWLAETARFAWKVKLFTRIDMDLKMRLREAAEFEAIKVFAANLRDLLLAAPAGPKTTMGLDPGIRTGVKVAVVDPTGKLLTTDTVYPHQPKNQWDQSIATLARHITQYKVQLVSIGNGTASRETDQLVADLMKRHPELHFQKIVVSEAGASVYSASELAAKEFPDLDVSLRGAVSIARRLQDPLAELVKIDPKSIGVGQYQHDVNQSQLARMLDTVVEDCVNAVGVDVNTASAALLKQVSGLNSGISENIVAFRDANGPFANRGQLKKVPRLGDKAFEQAAGFLRIMTGDNPLDASAVHPEAYPVVNAILDDTGKSIRDLIGQSHFLRSLNPANYTSAEFGLPTVSDILQELEKPGRDPRPEFKSAQFKEGVEKITDLLPGMSLEGVVTNVAAFGAFVDIGVHQDGLVHISHLADEFVKDPRSVVKAGDTVKVRVLEVDVARQRISLSMKKDVDSSDFVRSEKATPNNHKPKPQPALQNSMSSAFAKALKK
- a CDS encoding septal ring lytic transglycosylase RlpA family protein, with protein sequence MRKARWIAFLTLSTGLASVSSVSYAKTEKHGLLSIEQSGIASYYSDKLHGQRTANGEVYDKNAMTAAHASLPFGSVVRVVNLSNNRSVQLRINSRASRSNKRLLDVSKQAARELGFVEAGLAKVKLEVVRFGDA